A single Elephas maximus indicus isolate mEleMax1 chromosome 2, mEleMax1 primary haplotype, whole genome shotgun sequence DNA region contains:
- the GTF2H2C gene encoding general transcription factor IIH subunit 2-like protein isoform X3 — MDEEPERTKRWEGGYERTWEILKEDESGSLKATIEDILFKAKRKRVFEHHGQVRLGMMRHLYVVVDGSRTMEDQDLKPNRLTCTLKLLEYFVEEYFDQNPISQIGIIVTKSKRAEKLTELSGNPRKHITSLKKAVDMTCHGEPSLYNSLNMAMQTLKHMPGHTSREVLIIFSSLTTCDPSNIYDLVKTLKAAKIRVSVIGLSAEVRVCTVLARETGGTYHVILDESHYKELLTHHVSPPPASSNSECSLIRMGFPQHTIASLSDQDAKPSFSMAHLDSNTEPGLTLGGYFCPQCRAKYCELPVECKVCGLTLVSAPHLARSYHHLFPLDAFQEIPLEEYNGERFCYGCQGELKDQHVYVCTVCQNVFCVDCDVFVHDSLHCCPGCIHKIPSPSGNFFLPAMWR; from the exons ATGGATGAAGAACCTGAAAGAACTAAGCGATGGGAAGGAGGCTATGAAAGAACATG GGAGATTCTTAAAGAAGATGAATCTGGATCACTTAAAGCTACAATAGAAGACATTCTTtttaaagcaaagagaaaaag AGTATTTGAGCACCATGGACAAGTTCGACTTGGAATG ATGCGCCACCTTTATGTGGTAGTAGATGGATCCAGAACAATGGAAGACCAAGATTTAAAGCCCAATAGACTGACATGTACTTTAAAG TTGTTGGAATACTTCGTAGaggaatattttgatcaaaatcCTATTAGTCAG attGGAATAATTGTAACTAAGAGTAAGAGAGCTGAAAAACTGACTGAACTCTCAG GAAACCCAAGGAAACACATAACATCTTTAAAGAAAGCTGTAGACATGACCTGCCATGGAGAACCATCTCTTTATAATTCCTTAAACATGGCTATGCAGACTCTGAA ACACATGCCAGGACATACAAGTAGAGAAGTCCTGATCATCTTTAGCAGCCTTACAACTTGTGATCCCTCTAATATCTATGATTTAGTCAAG ACTCTAAAGGCAGCTAAAATTAGAGTGTCTGTTATTGGATTGTCTGCAGAGGTTCGAGTTTGCACTGTACTTGCTCGTGAGACTGGTG GCACTTACCATGTTATTTTAGATGAGAGCCATTACAAAGAATTGCTAACACATCACGTTAGTCCTCCTCCTGCCAGCTCCAATTCTGAATGCTCACTTATTCGTATGG GATTTCCTCAGCATACCATTGCTTCTCTGTCTGATCAAGATGCCAAACCTTCATTCAGCATGGC GCATTTGGATAGCAATACTGAGCCAGGGCTTACACTAGGAGGCTATTTCTGCCCACAGTGTCGGGCGAAGTACTGTGAGCTTCCTGTTGAATGTAAAGTCTGTG gCCTTACTTTGGTGTCTGCTCCCCATCTGGCACGGTCTTACCATCATTTATTTCCTTTGGATGCTTTTCAAGAAATTCCCCTAGAAGAATATAATGGAGAAAG ATTTTGTTACGGATGTCAGGGGGAATTGAAAGACCAACAT GTCTATGTTTGCACTGTGTGCCAAAATGTTTTCTGTGTGGACTGTGATGTTTTTGTTCACGACTCTCTCCACTGTTGTCCTGGCTGTATTCATAAGATTCCATCTCCTTCAG
- the GTF2H2C gene encoding general transcription factor IIH subunit 2-like protein isoform X4, with protein sequence MDEEPERTKRWEGGYERTWEILKEDESGSLKATIEDILFKAKRKRVFEHHGQVRLGMMRHLYVVVDGSRTMEDQDLKPNRLTCTLKLLEYFVEEYFDQNPISQIGIIVTKSKRAEKLTELSGNPRKHITSLKKAVDMTCHGEPSLYNSLNMAMQTLKHMPGHTSREVLIIFSSLTTCDPSNIYDLVKTLKAAKIRVSVIGLSAEVRVCTVLARETGGTYHVILDESHYKELLTHHVSPPPASSNSECSLIRMGFPQHTIASLSDQDAKPSFSMAHLDSNTEPGLTLGGYFCPQCRAKYCELPVECKVCGLTLVSAPHLARSYHHLFPLDAFQEIPLEEYNGERFCYGCQGELKDQHVYVCTVCQNVFCVDCDVFVHDSLHCCPGCIHKIPSPSAGQ encoded by the exons ATGGATGAAGAACCTGAAAGAACTAAGCGATGGGAAGGAGGCTATGAAAGAACATG GGAGATTCTTAAAGAAGATGAATCTGGATCACTTAAAGCTACAATAGAAGACATTCTTtttaaagcaaagagaaaaag AGTATTTGAGCACCATGGACAAGTTCGACTTGGAATG ATGCGCCACCTTTATGTGGTAGTAGATGGATCCAGAACAATGGAAGACCAAGATTTAAAGCCCAATAGACTGACATGTACTTTAAAG TTGTTGGAATACTTCGTAGaggaatattttgatcaaaatcCTATTAGTCAG attGGAATAATTGTAACTAAGAGTAAGAGAGCTGAAAAACTGACTGAACTCTCAG GAAACCCAAGGAAACACATAACATCTTTAAAGAAAGCTGTAGACATGACCTGCCATGGAGAACCATCTCTTTATAATTCCTTAAACATGGCTATGCAGACTCTGAA ACACATGCCAGGACATACAAGTAGAGAAGTCCTGATCATCTTTAGCAGCCTTACAACTTGTGATCCCTCTAATATCTATGATTTAGTCAAG ACTCTAAAGGCAGCTAAAATTAGAGTGTCTGTTATTGGATTGTCTGCAGAGGTTCGAGTTTGCACTGTACTTGCTCGTGAGACTGGTG GCACTTACCATGTTATTTTAGATGAGAGCCATTACAAAGAATTGCTAACACATCACGTTAGTCCTCCTCCTGCCAGCTCCAATTCTGAATGCTCACTTATTCGTATGG GATTTCCTCAGCATACCATTGCTTCTCTGTCTGATCAAGATGCCAAACCTTCATTCAGCATGGC GCATTTGGATAGCAATACTGAGCCAGGGCTTACACTAGGAGGCTATTTCTGCCCACAGTGTCGGGCGAAGTACTGTGAGCTTCCTGTTGAATGTAAAGTCTGTG gCCTTACTTTGGTGTCTGCTCCCCATCTGGCACGGTCTTACCATCATTTATTTCCTTTGGATGCTTTTCAAGAAATTCCCCTAGAAGAATATAATGGAGAAAG ATTTTGTTACGGATGTCAGGGGGAATTGAAAGACCAACAT GTCTATGTTTGCACTGTGTGCCAAAATGTTTTCTGTGTGGACTGTGATGTTTTTGTTCACGACTCTCTCCACTGTTGTCCTGGCTGTATTCATAAGATTCCATCTCCTTCAG ctggacaataa
- the GTF2H2C gene encoding general transcription factor IIH subunit 2-like protein isoform X2: MDEEPERTKRWEGGYERTWEILKEDESGSLKATIEDILFKAKRKRVFEHHGQVRLGMMRHLYVVVDGSRTMEDQDLKPNRLTCTLKLLEYFVEEYFDQNPISQIGIIVTKSKRAEKLTELSGNPRKHITSLKKAVDMTCHGEPSLYNSLNMAMQTLKHMPGHTSREVLIIFSSLTTCDPSNIYDLVKTLKAAKIRVSVIGLSAEVRVCTVLARETGGTYHVILDESHYKELLTHHVSPPPASSNSECSLIRMGFPQHTIASLSDQDAKPSFSMAHLDSNTEPGLTLGGYFCPQCRAKYCELPVECKVCGLTLVSAPHLARSYHHLFPLDAFQEIPLEEYNGERFCYGCQGELKDQHVYVCTVCQNVFCVDCDVFVHDSLHCCPGCIHKIPSPSGQTESIHSPST; the protein is encoded by the exons ATGGATGAAGAACCTGAAAGAACTAAGCGATGGGAAGGAGGCTATGAAAGAACATG GGAGATTCTTAAAGAAGATGAATCTGGATCACTTAAAGCTACAATAGAAGACATTCTTtttaaagcaaagagaaaaag AGTATTTGAGCACCATGGACAAGTTCGACTTGGAATG ATGCGCCACCTTTATGTGGTAGTAGATGGATCCAGAACAATGGAAGACCAAGATTTAAAGCCCAATAGACTGACATGTACTTTAAAG TTGTTGGAATACTTCGTAGaggaatattttgatcaaaatcCTATTAGTCAG attGGAATAATTGTAACTAAGAGTAAGAGAGCTGAAAAACTGACTGAACTCTCAG GAAACCCAAGGAAACACATAACATCTTTAAAGAAAGCTGTAGACATGACCTGCCATGGAGAACCATCTCTTTATAATTCCTTAAACATGGCTATGCAGACTCTGAA ACACATGCCAGGACATACAAGTAGAGAAGTCCTGATCATCTTTAGCAGCCTTACAACTTGTGATCCCTCTAATATCTATGATTTAGTCAAG ACTCTAAAGGCAGCTAAAATTAGAGTGTCTGTTATTGGATTGTCTGCAGAGGTTCGAGTTTGCACTGTACTTGCTCGTGAGACTGGTG GCACTTACCATGTTATTTTAGATGAGAGCCATTACAAAGAATTGCTAACACATCACGTTAGTCCTCCTCCTGCCAGCTCCAATTCTGAATGCTCACTTATTCGTATGG GATTTCCTCAGCATACCATTGCTTCTCTGTCTGATCAAGATGCCAAACCTTCATTCAGCATGGC GCATTTGGATAGCAATACTGAGCCAGGGCTTACACTAGGAGGCTATTTCTGCCCACAGTGTCGGGCGAAGTACTGTGAGCTTCCTGTTGAATGTAAAGTCTGTG gCCTTACTTTGGTGTCTGCTCCCCATCTGGCACGGTCTTACCATCATTTATTTCCTTTGGATGCTTTTCAAGAAATTCCCCTAGAAGAATATAATGGAGAAAG ATTTTGTTACGGATGTCAGGGGGAATTGAAAGACCAACAT GTCTATGTTTGCACTGTGTGCCAAAATGTTTTCTGTGTGGACTGTGATGTTTTTGTTCACGACTCTCTCCACTGTTGTCCTGGCTGTATTCATAAGATTCCATCTCCTTCAG
- the GTF2H2C gene encoding general transcription factor IIH subunit 2-like protein isoform X1, with amino-acid sequence MDEEPERTKRWEGGYERTWEILKEDESGSLKATIEDILFKAKRKRVFEHHGQVRLGMMRHLYVVVDGSRTMEDQDLKPNRLTCTLKLLEYFVEEYFDQNPISQIGIIVTKSKRAEKLTELSGNPRKHITSLKKAVDMTCHGEPSLYNSLNMAMQTLKHMPGHTSREVLIIFSSLTTCDPSNIYDLVKTLKAAKIRVSVIGLSAEVRVCTVLARETGGTYHVILDESHYKELLTHHVSPPPASSNSECSLIRMGFPQHTIASLSDQDAKPSFSMAHLDSNTEPGLTLGGYFCPQCRAKYCELPVECKVCGLTLVSAPHLARSYHHLFPLDAFQEIPLEEYNGERFCYGCQGELKDQHVYVCTVCQNVFCVDCDVFVHDSLHCCPGCIHKIPSPSVSSFTLVRLCTLHPHSVTLPFPLPKKNKCPLCRDIRIALG; translated from the exons ATGGATGAAGAACCTGAAAGAACTAAGCGATGGGAAGGAGGCTATGAAAGAACATG GGAGATTCTTAAAGAAGATGAATCTGGATCACTTAAAGCTACAATAGAAGACATTCTTtttaaagcaaagagaaaaag AGTATTTGAGCACCATGGACAAGTTCGACTTGGAATG ATGCGCCACCTTTATGTGGTAGTAGATGGATCCAGAACAATGGAAGACCAAGATTTAAAGCCCAATAGACTGACATGTACTTTAAAG TTGTTGGAATACTTCGTAGaggaatattttgatcaaaatcCTATTAGTCAG attGGAATAATTGTAACTAAGAGTAAGAGAGCTGAAAAACTGACTGAACTCTCAG GAAACCCAAGGAAACACATAACATCTTTAAAGAAAGCTGTAGACATGACCTGCCATGGAGAACCATCTCTTTATAATTCCTTAAACATGGCTATGCAGACTCTGAA ACACATGCCAGGACATACAAGTAGAGAAGTCCTGATCATCTTTAGCAGCCTTACAACTTGTGATCCCTCTAATATCTATGATTTAGTCAAG ACTCTAAAGGCAGCTAAAATTAGAGTGTCTGTTATTGGATTGTCTGCAGAGGTTCGAGTTTGCACTGTACTTGCTCGTGAGACTGGTG GCACTTACCATGTTATTTTAGATGAGAGCCATTACAAAGAATTGCTAACACATCACGTTAGTCCTCCTCCTGCCAGCTCCAATTCTGAATGCTCACTTATTCGTATGG GATTTCCTCAGCATACCATTGCTTCTCTGTCTGATCAAGATGCCAAACCTTCATTCAGCATGGC GCATTTGGATAGCAATACTGAGCCAGGGCTTACACTAGGAGGCTATTTCTGCCCACAGTGTCGGGCGAAGTACTGTGAGCTTCCTGTTGAATGTAAAGTCTGTG gCCTTACTTTGGTGTCTGCTCCCCATCTGGCACGGTCTTACCATCATTTATTTCCTTTGGATGCTTTTCAAGAAATTCCCCTAGAAGAATATAATGGAGAAAG ATTTTGTTACGGATGTCAGGGGGAATTGAAAGACCAACAT GTCTATGTTTGCACTGTGTGCCAAAATGTTTTCTGTGTGGACTGTGATGTTTTTGTTCACGACTCTCTCCACTGTTGTCCTGGCTGTATTCATAAGATTCCATCTCCTTCAG tgtcatcatttaccttggtccgcttgtgcacacttcacccacattcagtAACCCTGCCTTTCccgttaccaaaaaaaaacaagtgtccGCTATGTAGAGACATccgtattgcattgggctaa